One part of the Paracoccus sp. MBLB3053 genome encodes these proteins:
- a CDS encoding DUF58 domain-containing protein, whose amino-acid sequence MRSPTELRAGAEVASAGLPALILSAERLAASLTVGTHGKRRAGTGEDFWQYRPATQGDTARSIDWRRSARSDGQFVRDREAEVAQSAAIWVSSAAGMTYAGGAERPSKRDRADLLALSLAMALLNGGERVGLAGQPPRSGRIQADRIAESLFARAVLAEDDDSPPPDALRQGNRLILLADFLGDPEPILGVLEKAGGMGVQGVMLQVLDPDEEGFPYDGAVLFRSAGGSLSHDTRDAAGLRGEYLSRLAERRELLSRAALKAGWHFGMHDTASTPAQALLWLWSVLEG is encoded by the coding sequence ATGCGGTCACCCACCGAGCTGCGCGCCGGGGCCGAGGTGGCCTCAGCCGGACTTCCAGCCCTGATCCTGTCGGCTGAACGGCTGGCAGCCAGTCTCACGGTCGGGACGCATGGCAAGCGGCGCGCCGGAACGGGAGAGGATTTCTGGCAATATAGGCCGGCCACGCAGGGTGATACCGCCCGCAGCATCGACTGGCGCAGGTCGGCGCGCTCGGACGGGCAATTCGTCCGCGATCGTGAAGCCGAGGTTGCCCAATCCGCCGCGATCTGGGTCTCGTCTGCGGCTGGCATGACCTATGCCGGGGGGGCTGAGCGACCAAGCAAGCGCGACCGCGCGGATCTCCTTGCATTGTCTCTTGCCATGGCACTCTTGAACGGTGGAGAGCGCGTAGGGCTTGCCGGGCAACCTCCGCGATCGGGTCGCATCCAGGCCGATCGCATCGCGGAATCGCTGTTCGCGCGTGCTGTGTTGGCCGAGGATGATGACAGCCCACCCCCAGACGCGCTGCGTCAGGGTAACAGGCTGATCCTGCTTGCCGATTTTCTGGGCGACCCCGAGCCGATCCTTGGCGTTCTGGAAAAGGCGGGAGGGATGGGGGTGCAGGGGGTCATGCTGCAGGTGCTAGACCCCGACGAGGAAGGGTTTCCCTATGACGGTGCCGTGCTGTTCCGTTCGGCAGGGGGCTCGCTCAGCCACGATACCCGAGACGCGGCCGGGCTGCGCGGGGAGTATCTGTCCCGGCTGGCTGAAAGGCGCGAATTGCTGTCCCGTGCGGCACTCAAGGCCGGTTGGCATTTCGGCATGCACGATACCGCATCCACCCCCGCGCAAGCGCTGCTCTGGCTTTGGTCGGTGCTGGAGGGCTGA